One part of the Aspergillus fumigatus Af293 chromosome 7, whole genome shotgun sequence genome encodes these proteins:
- a CDS encoding putative translation elongation factor eEF-3: MPAVDVSSVPVVSGKETAQAVAVLEDLIKNLNISTSADEVHAATGNLATYFSGPIPEQTLPLKAVEVFQKQLNNKKDATARERACEAIRAIASHQTIAPGVEPHLVSLLGPVLAASGDKMTAVQKAAQSAALAIVQAINANAVKAVVPVILNSLQNAQKWQEKMCALDCLNCLVESAPAQLSFRVPDLIPAVSEAMWDTKADIKKAAYSTMEKVCGLIVNKDIERFIPELIKCIAKPENVPETVHLLGATTFVSDVTGPTLAIMVPLLDRGLVERETAIKRKSAVIVDNMCKLVEDPQIVAPFLPKLMPRLEKNYETLADPEAREKTKQALDTLIRVGDVKDGKIPEISTAGDVETVAAILKDILSPKYKAQIEKSEAIINYVGAIAGQLVDEKDAEVTSWTQNALPYITAIIGEEEAKAIAETLRKRASPGAAEEDAVLSDEEEGEDLCNCTFSLAYGAKILLNQTSLRLKRGQRYGLLGPNGTGKTTLMRAINNEQLEGFPKKDEVKTVYVEHDLDAADTEQTVIGWTMKKLRDVGIDIPQSDVEAKLEEFGFLREQFENPITSLSGGWKMKLALARAVFENPDILLLDEPTNHLDVKNVAWLENYLCNSPCTSIIVSHDSKFLDNVIQHVVHYERFKLKRYRGNLSEFVKKVPSARSYYELSASDMEFKFPEPGFLEGVKTKAKAIIRVSNMSFQYPGTPKPQLTDITFQVSLGSRIAVIGPNGAGKSTLVNVLTGELIPTSGEVYQHENIRIAYIKQHAFAHIDNHLDKTPSEYIQWRFQTGEDRETMDRANKIVTEDDEKAMDKIYKIDGTLRRVIGIHARRKFKNSYEYECSFALGENVGMKSEKWTPMMSNDNAWIPRSEIIQSHAKMVAEVDQKEALASGQFRPLVRKEIEAHCANFGLDAELVSHSRMRGLSGGQRVKVVLAACSWQRPHVIVLDEPTNYLDRDSLGALSKALKTFEGGVVIITHSREFTENLTEEVWAVMDGKMTPSGHNWVQGQGSGPRLEDKEGPTEVTDAFGNKSVVEKKKKLSSAEMRKKRKERLARKKRGEEVFSDEDDI; the protein is encoded by the exons ATGCCTGCTGTTGATGTTTCTTCCGTTCCTGTCGTCTCTGGCAAGGAGACTGCCCAGGCTGTCGCCGTTCTCGAGGACTTGATTAAGAACCTCAACATCTCGACAAGCGCTGACGAGGTTCACGCTGCCACTGGCAACCTCGCCACCTACTTCAGCGGTCCTATCCCTGAACAGACTCTGCCTCTCAA AGCTGTCGAGGTATTCCAGAAGCAGCTTAACAACAAGAAAGATGCCACGGCTCGTGAGCGTGCTTGCGAGGCCATCCGCGCTATCGCCTCCCACCAGACCATCGCTCCTGGTGTTGAGCCCCACCTCGTCTCTCTTCTCGGCCCCGTCCTCGCTGCTTCCGGTGACAAGATGACTGCCGTTCAGAAGGCTGCCCAGTCTGCCGCCCTCGCCATCGTGCAGGCTATCAACGCCAACGCTGTCAAGGCTGTTGTGCCTGTCATTCTGAACTCTCTGCAGAACGCCCAGAAGTGGCAGGAGAAGATGTGTGCTCTCGACTGCCTCAACTGCCTGGTCGAGTCCGCTCCTGCTCAGCTTTCCTTCCGTGTGCCTGACCTGATCCCCGCTGTTTCCGAGGCCATGTGGGACACGAAGGCCGATATCAAGAAGGCTGCCTATTCCACCATGGAGAAGGTTTGCGGTCTGATTGTCAACAAGGATATTGAGCGCTTCATTCCCGAGCTCATCAAGTGTATCGCCAAGCCTGAGAACGTTCCCGAGACTGTTCACTTGCTCGGTGCCACCACTTTCGTTTCCGATGTCACTGGCCCTACCCTCGCCATCATGGTCCCTCTGCTTGACCGTGGTCTCGTTGAGCGCGAGACTGCCATCAAGCGTAAATCCGCCGTCATTGTCGACAACATGTGTAAGCTCGTGGAGGACCCCCAGATTGTCGCTCCCTTCTTGCCCAAGTTGATGCCCCGTCTCGAGAAGAACTACGAGACCTTGGCCGACCCCGAGGCCCGTGAGAAGACCAAGCAGGCCTTGGACACCCTCATTCGTGTTGGTGATGTTAAGGATGGCAAGATCCCCGAGATCTCAACTGCCGGTGACGTTGAGACCGTTGCTGCTATCCTGAAGGATATCCTCTCCCCCAAGTACAAAGCTCAGATTGAGAAGTCTGAGGCCATCATCAACTATGTCGGTGCCATCGCTGGTCAGCTCGTTGACGAGAAGGACGCCGAGGTCACCAGCTGGACCCAGAACGCTCTTCCCTACATCACCGCCATCATTGGTGAGGAGGAAGCCAAAGCCATTGCCGAGACTCTGCGCAAGCGTGCCTCTCCTGGCgctgccgaggaggatgccgTTCTttctgacgaggaggagggtgaaGATCTCTGCAACTGCACCTTCTCTCTTGCATATGGTGCCAAGATCCTGCTGAACCAGACCTCCCTCCGCCTGAAGCGTGGTCAGCGTTACGGTCTTCTCGGACCTAACGGTACCGGTAAGACTACTCTGATGCGTGCCATCAACAACGAGCAGCTTGAAGGTTTCCCGAAGAAGGACGAGGTCAAGACTGTCTACGTTGAGCACGACTTGGATGCCGCCGACACTGAGCAGACCGTCATTGGCTGGACCATGAAGAAGCTCCGTGATGTCGGTATCGACATCCCTCAGTCCGATGTCGAGGCGAAGCTCGAGGAGTTCGGTTTCTTGCGTGAGCAGTTCGAAAACCCCATCACCTCTTTGTCTGGtggttggaagatgaagctgGCTCTGGCCCGTGCCGTGTTCGAGAACCCCGAcattctgctccttgatgagcCTACCAACCACTTGGACGTCAAGAATGTTGCCTGGTTGGAGAACTACCTTTGCAACTCCCCTTGCACCTCCATCATCGTCTCCCACGACAGCAAGTTCTTGGACAATGTTATCCAGCACGTTGTCCACTACGAGCGCTTTAAGCTCAAGCGTTATCGCGGCAATCTGAGCGAGTTCGTCAAGAAGGTCCCCAGTGCTCGTTCCTACTACGAGCTCAGCGCCTCCGACATGGAGTTCAAGTTCCCCGAGCCTGGTTTCCTTGAGGGTGTCaagaccaaggccaaggccatcatcCGTGTCAGCAACATGTCCTTCCAGTACCCCGGCACTCCCAAGCCCCAGCTCACAGACATCACCTTCCAAGTTTCTCTGGGATCTCGTATTGCTGTCATCGGTCCCAACGGTGCCGGTAAATCCACTCTCGTCAATGTCCTGACTGGTGAGCTCATCCCCACCAGCGGTGAGGTCTACCAGCACGAGAACATCCGTATCGCCTACATCAAGCAACATGCTTTCGCTCACATCGATAACCACCTCGACAAGACTCCCTCTGAGTACATTCAGTGGCGTTTCCAGACCGGTGAGGACCGTGAGACCATGGACCGCGCCAACAAGATCGTcaccgaggatgatgagaaggCCATGGACAAGATCTACAAGATCGACGGCACCTTGCGTCGTGTTATCGGTATCCACGCTCGTCGTAAGTTCAAGAACAGCTACGAGTACGAGTGCTCGTTTGCTCTTGGTGAGAACGTCGGCATGAAGAGTGAGAAGTGGACCCCTATGATGAGCAATGACAACGCCTGGATTCCTCGTAGCGAGATTATCCAGTCCCACGCCAAGATGGTTGCCGAGGTTGACCAGAAGGAAGCCCTTGCCAGCGGTCAGTTCCGTCCCCTGGTCCgcaaggagattgaggccCACTGTGCCAACTTCGGTCTCGATGCCGAACTCGTTTCTCACTCTCGTATGCGCGGTCTGTCCGGTGGTCAGCGTGTCAAGgtcgtcctcgccgcctGCTCGTGGCAGCGTCCTcacgtcatcgtcctcgacgagccCACCAACTATCTCGACCGTGACTCTCTGGGTGCCCTGTCCAAGGCTCTCAAGACTTTCGAGGGTGGTGTCGTTATCATTACCCACTCCCGTGAGTTCACCGAGAACCTGACCGAGGAAGTCTGGGCTGTCATGGATGGCAAGATGACTCCTTCCGGCCACAACTGGGTTCAAGGTCAAGGATCTGGTCCTCGTCTGGAAGACAAGGAAGGTCCCACCGAAGTTACGGATGCCTTTGGCAATAAGAGTGtcgtcgagaagaagaagaagctctcaAGTGCTGAAATGAGAAAGAAGCGTAAAGAACGTTTGGCCAGAAA GAAGCGTGGAGAGGAGGTTTTCTCTGACGAGGATGATATTTAA